In Terriglobus sp. TAA 43, a single window of DNA contains:
- a CDS encoding RNA methyltransferase, with protein sequence MQNRIAVVLVRARNPLNIGAVARAMSNFGFADLRVVNDYDVPFQDARSAIDAAPVLNTARQFGSVAEAVADCTLVYGTTALGERRLLHPVDMLRDAQTHVRDAVTTGGRAAVLFGSEKTGLSADEMSHCHRLLTIPMNTSGVSMNLGQAAAVCLYELIRESAIPQRPLPPEAMPANAEEIARMEAVLGEVLEESGYAHRYPANMREVTHRRMVRRMTLDRGDVDAWIGVLRQVLWKLRKE encoded by the coding sequence TTGCAAAATCGGATTGCCGTGGTGCTGGTGCGGGCGCGGAATCCGCTGAATATTGGCGCTGTTGCGCGCGCGATGAGCAACTTTGGATTTGCCGATCTGCGCGTGGTGAACGATTATGACGTTCCCTTTCAGGATGCGCGGTCCGCGATTGACGCTGCTCCTGTGCTGAATACGGCGCGCCAATTTGGCAGCGTGGCGGAAGCGGTTGCGGATTGCACGCTGGTCTACGGCACCACTGCTCTGGGTGAACGCAGGCTATTGCATCCCGTGGATATGTTGCGGGATGCGCAGACGCATGTTCGCGATGCAGTGACTACGGGTGGCCGTGCGGCTGTTTTATTTGGTTCGGAGAAGACAGGTTTGTCTGCCGATGAGATGAGCCATTGCCATCGGTTGCTGACGATTCCGATGAATACCAGCGGTGTCTCCATGAATCTGGGGCAGGCTGCTGCGGTGTGTCTGTATGAACTGATCCGCGAGAGTGCTATTCCGCAAAGACCTTTGCCACCGGAGGCCATGCCTGCGAACGCAGAGGAAATTGCACGGATGGAAGCGGTGCTGGGCGAAGTGCTGGAAGAGAGCGGTTATGCGCATCGGTATCCGGCGAATATGCGTGAGGTGACGCACCGGCGCATGGTGCGGCGGATGACGCTGGACCGCGGCGATGTGGATGCGTGGATTGGTGTGCTGCGGCAGGTGTTGTGGAAGCTGCGTAAGGAATAG
- a CDS encoding MBL fold metallo-hydrolase gives MKLTCIHKDLAQLTFLGISNCYLVRERDGFTLVDCTISGQAAKIIQSAQELGGSIRRILLTHAHLDHIGSLDQLHAQLGPVDVAISQREAPFLHKDLSLRPEEPQHKPKGSFPGAKTRPTHTLTDGELFGSLRCIFTPGHTPGHFCFLDERDGTLFAGDALMSVGGLHLVTAPPWYFPLPKGGTWDCPLADASAKRLLDYKPKSIATGHGRFITNGTQALARLVG, from the coding sequence ATGAAACTCACATGCATCCACAAAGATCTGGCGCAACTGACATTCCTGGGTATCTCCAACTGTTACCTCGTCCGTGAACGCGATGGCTTTACGCTGGTGGACTGCACCATCAGCGGTCAGGCTGCAAAGATTATTCAGTCCGCACAAGAGCTCGGCGGCAGCATTCGCCGCATTCTGCTCACACACGCACATCTTGACCACATCGGCTCGCTCGATCAGTTGCACGCACAACTCGGGCCTGTAGACGTGGCCATCTCGCAGCGCGAAGCTCCTTTCCTGCACAAGGATCTTTCACTGCGCCCCGAAGAACCGCAGCACAAGCCGAAGGGCAGCTTCCCCGGCGCAAAGACACGGCCCACGCACACGCTGACTGATGGTGAACTCTTCGGTTCACTTCGTTGCATCTTCACACCCGGCCACACACCGGGTCATTTCTGTTTCCTTGATGAGCGTGACGGCACACTCTTCGCAGGCGACGCTCTCATGAGCGTCGGCGGCCTGCACCTCGTCACCGCCCCGCCCTGGTACTTCCCGCTGCCAAAAGGCGGCACATGGGACTGCCCGCTGGCAGACGCATCCGCAAAACGCCTGCTGGACTACAAACCGAAATCCATCGCCACCGGCCACGGCCGCTTCATCACCAACGGCACGCAGGCACTCGCCCGATTAGTCGGTTAG
- a CDS encoding sugar phosphate isomerase/epimerase: MHLNRRQFVATGSFALFAATLRAEAKNCPFRLAVIADEIGSDFEHSCHIAANDFGLSWIEVRDVNGKNITKLNEQETADAKKILAKYNLKVTDAGTPLFKSNFPGAPLSKDGGTKDATKIPKDLSEQFELLEAAIAAARNFGTDRIRCFDFWRLEDAKPFRKDMDAALDKAATIAGKQKMVLVLENEMACNTGSGKEAAATLSRVTNPSLMLNWDPGNSGSFPGDVPYPDDYNALPKKRIGHCHVKSVSRNAPGDKHPFQWEPVGKGLVDWTGQLKALKRDGYRYGVSLETHWHSGPGTTPAEIKESSTRISMAGLKQCLKDAGIDC; this comes from the coding sequence ATGCATCTGAATCGCCGCCAGTTTGTTGCGACTGGCTCGTTCGCTCTGTTTGCCGCAACGCTGCGCGCCGAGGCGAAGAACTGTCCCTTCCGCCTCGCGGTCATTGCCGATGAAATCGGTTCGGACTTTGAGCATTCCTGCCACATCGCAGCCAATGACTTCGGCCTGTCGTGGATTGAGGTTCGCGACGTAAACGGCAAGAACATCACGAAGCTGAACGAGCAGGAAACCGCAGACGCCAAGAAGATTCTCGCCAAGTACAACCTGAAGGTTACGGACGCAGGCACCCCGCTCTTCAAGAGCAATTTCCCCGGCGCGCCGCTCTCCAAGGATGGCGGCACCAAAGATGCCACCAAGATTCCTAAAGACCTTTCCGAGCAGTTTGAACTGTTGGAAGCCGCTATCGCCGCTGCAAGAAACTTCGGCACAGACCGCATCCGCTGCTTCGACTTCTGGCGCCTGGAAGATGCAAAGCCCTTCCGCAAGGACATGGACGCAGCACTCGATAAGGCAGCCACCATCGCTGGCAAGCAGAAGATGGTCCTCGTCCTCGAGAATGAAATGGCCTGCAACACCGGCTCCGGCAAGGAAGCAGCGGCGACACTCTCCCGCGTAACCAACCCGTCCCTCATGCTCAACTGGGATCCCGGCAACTCCGGTTCGTTCCCCGGCGACGTTCCATACCCAGACGACTACAACGCGCTGCCGAAGAAGCGTATCGGCCACTGCCACGTGAAGTCCGTCTCGCGGAACGCCCCAGGCGACAAGCATCCCTTCCAGTGGGAGCCGGTCGGCAAGGGCCTTGTCGATTGGACCGGCCAGTTGAAGGCTCTCAAGCGCGATGGCTATCGCTATGGCGTCAGCCTGGAAACGCACTGGCACAGCGGCCCCGGCACCACGCCGGCCGAGATCAAGGAATCCTCCACCCGCATCAGCATGGCAGGCCTCAAGCAGTGCCTGAAGGACGCCGGCATCGACTGCTAA
- a CDS encoding peptidylprolyl isomerase encodes MRFLGLVLLASLSSISLHAQAHKPAARGPEPTGPTAVFDTSMGRIACRLYAKQAPKTVQNFTDLAEGKKDWHDHLNLTVIHNTPFYDGTAIAGIPDGIRGGDRYGGGEGDANGSIPEEKIPGVTFDRPGRLAMATHAGEINSSFYVITLHADDEFDKGHRGAIFGQCDDAGVAVAEKISHAMLEVGNRTTKAIAINKLTIVQPGEPMPPVAPEWDPKKVVPQPVPPQPSNIPTPDPTGPTATIDTTAGTLTCKLYKEQAPIAVATFTELAEGKREWTNPTTHVTTKKPYYNGLHINRVIPDFMVQQQDYPSGAEDAGFSYSIETAPNLTFDRPGRLAMANSGPTKNDTSWFITDAPSPNLNDKFTIFGQCDEATVKAVHDIARVPRNAHNRPITPVTVKSVTIQ; translated from the coding sequence ATGCGGTTTCTCGGCCTCGTTCTCCTCGCCAGCCTTTCCAGCATCAGCCTGCACGCGCAAGCGCACAAACCAGCGGCGCGCGGCCCGGAACCAACAGGTCCAACCGCTGTCTTCGACACCTCGATGGGCCGCATCGCCTGTCGTCTCTATGCGAAGCAGGCGCCCAAAACCGTCCAGAACTTCACCGACCTGGCCGAAGGCAAGAAGGACTGGCATGATCATCTGAACCTGACCGTCATACACAACACACCGTTCTATGACGGCACAGCCATCGCCGGTATTCCTGACGGCATCCGCGGCGGCGACCGTTACGGCGGCGGCGAGGGCGATGCGAACGGCTCCATTCCCGAGGAGAAGATTCCCGGCGTGACCTTCGACCGTCCGGGACGCCTCGCCATGGCAACACACGCAGGCGAGATCAACTCCTCCTTCTACGTCATCACGCTCCACGCAGATGACGAGTTCGACAAGGGACATCGCGGAGCCATCTTCGGGCAGTGCGATGACGCAGGCGTCGCCGTGGCCGAGAAGATCTCCCACGCCATGCTGGAAGTGGGAAACCGCACCACCAAAGCCATCGCCATCAACAAGCTCACCATCGTGCAGCCCGGCGAGCCGATGCCTCCGGTAGCCCCTGAGTGGGACCCGAAGAAGGTGGTGCCCCAGCCAGTGCCGCCACAACCCTCCAACATCCCCACGCCAGACCCCACCGGCCCCACCGCCACCATAGACACCACAGCCGGAACTCTGACCTGCAAGCTTTATAAAGAGCAGGCGCCAATCGCAGTGGCCACATTCACGGAACTCGCGGAAGGCAAACGCGAGTGGACCAACCCAACAACGCACGTCACCACAAAGAAGCCGTATTACAACGGTCTGCACATCAACCGCGTGATTCCGGACTTCATGGTGCAGCAGCAGGATTATCCCAGCGGAGCGGAAGACGCAGGCTTCAGCTACAGCATTGAGACCGCACCGAACCTGACCTTCGATCGCCCAGGCCGCTTGGCCATGGCCAACAGCGGACCAACCAAGAACGACACAAGCTGGTTCATCACCGACGCACCATCACCCAACCTGAACGACAAGTTCACCATCTTCGGCCAGTGCGACGAAGCCACAGTAAAGGCAGTCCACGACATAGCCCGAGTCCCACGCAACGCCCACAACCGCCCGATCACACCGGTGACGGTGAAGAGCGTCACGATCCAGTAG
- a CDS encoding Rieske 2Fe-2S domain-containing protein, translating to MKLRNDRIDPDTQPATELIFGEWYPAMRSEGLRRGKTTTLLLLGVPLLVGRKNDGGIFAMRDLCPHRGIPLSAGWFDGETVQCKYHGWRFEPCGGQCVEIPSLTQIDTLEPTRIYAGAYPCREVDGYAWVYLPEAGSGRITDETVLPSVPEVPKFSGKFRSAHLQADLPCNVDHGIIGLMDPAHGPFVHRAWWWRSAASIHEKTKHFEPIPDGFRMASHAPSKNSAPYKLLGVYGSDVTTTIDFVLPNRRYEVIRAGEKWFASLTTVTPITPSTCRIDVMACWNIFYSVPLVPTIASYFGAKFVQQDQETMVEQAEGLRFRPAMMLIDDADKPAKWYFALKQRRLTGKGEHPLSGPVDLHWRS from the coding sequence ATGAAGTTACGCAACGACAGGATTGACCCCGACACCCAGCCTGCCACGGAGCTCATCTTTGGTGAGTGGTACCCCGCCATGCGGTCCGAGGGGCTGCGGAGGGGGAAAACCACCACGCTCCTGCTGCTGGGAGTGCCTCTCCTTGTAGGCCGCAAGAACGACGGCGGGATCTTTGCCATGCGGGATTTGTGTCCCCACCGGGGTATACCCCTTTCGGCGGGGTGGTTTGATGGGGAGACGGTCCAGTGCAAGTACCACGGGTGGCGGTTCGAGCCCTGTGGTGGACAGTGTGTCGAGATTCCCTCGCTTACTCAGATCGATACGCTGGAGCCGACCAGGATCTATGCCGGGGCTTATCCGTGCCGCGAGGTAGATGGCTACGCCTGGGTCTATCTGCCCGAAGCGGGTTCGGGGCGTATTACGGATGAGACGGTTCTGCCGTCTGTGCCGGAGGTGCCCAAGTTCTCCGGGAAGTTCCGCAGTGCGCATCTGCAGGCTGACCTGCCATGTAACGTGGACCACGGCATCATTGGCCTGATGGATCCGGCACATGGGCCGTTTGTGCACCGTGCCTGGTGGTGGCGCAGCGCCGCATCCATCCATGAGAAGACCAAGCACTTCGAGCCCATTCCGGACGGATTCCGGATGGCATCGCACGCGCCCAGTAAGAACTCCGCGCCGTATAAGCTGCTTGGGGTTTATGGCAGCGATGTGACGACGACCATCGACTTCGTCCTGCCCAATCGTCGCTACGAGGTGATTCGTGCGGGTGAGAAGTGGTTTGCCTCGCTGACTACTGTCACGCCGATCACGCCTTCCACCTGCCGCATCGATGTGATGGCGTGCTGGAACATCTTCTACAGTGTTCCGTTGGTGCCCACCATTGCCAGCTACTTCGGCGCCAAGTTCGTACAGCAGGATCAGGAGACGATGGTGGAACAGGCCGAAGGCCTGCGCTTCCGCCCCGCGATGATGCTGATCGACGACGCCGACAAGCCGGCGAAGTGGTACTTCGCCCTGAAGCAGCGGCGACTGACCGGCAAGGGTGAGCATCCGTTGAGCGGGCCGGTCGATCTGCACTGGCGCAGCTAG
- a CDS encoding nuclear transport factor 2 family protein: protein MKLPLLVPVLALICGTGICAAQTTPADEATFRKLQSDWAEARKNQDVAFLERFYATEFTVGVMNGSENTREQDISVFRTKILKPAVITDTEMVVHRYGEAALVTGVEHLEGTYAGNSGAFDLRFANTYVYRDGRWQMVRHQATPIVKP from the coding sequence ATGAAGCTTCCCCTGCTGGTGCCGGTGTTGGCGTTGATCTGCGGTACAGGTATTTGCGCGGCGCAGACCACGCCTGCGGATGAGGCCACCTTTCGCAAGTTGCAAAGCGATTGGGCAGAGGCGAGGAAGAATCAGGACGTTGCTTTTCTGGAACGGTTCTATGCGACGGAGTTCACCGTGGGCGTGATGAACGGTAGCGAGAACACGCGTGAGCAGGACATCAGCGTGTTCCGCACCAAGATTCTGAAGCCTGCCGTTATTACGGATACCGAGATGGTGGTGCATCGCTACGGCGAAGCAGCGCTGGTGACAGGCGTGGAGCATCTGGAAGGTACATACGCCGGGAACAGCGGCGCGTTCGACCTTCGGTTTGCAAACACGTATGTGTATCGCGATGGCCGTTGGCAGATGGTGCGGCACCAGGCCACGCCGATTGTGAAGCCCTAA
- a CDS encoding DUF4126 family protein: MNLLLVALLGGCSGLRTFTPLAALCWFAWRNVIHFSGWRNFTASLIAVIIFSLFALGEIVNDKLPKTPSRLIPPQQIARMTTAGFVGLVVAQPLLLSPILAIVAGAIGAVVGTYSGWFVRSRTVAALKCPDLPIALVEDAVAIGLSITFLHLIAVHSVLFLGNQGIGFGK; this comes from the coding sequence ATGAATCTTCTACTGGTTGCGCTCCTCGGCGGGTGTTCAGGTTTGCGTACATTCACACCTTTAGCGGCATTGTGCTGGTTTGCATGGCGGAACGTGATTCATTTCTCGGGATGGAGAAACTTTACGGCATCGTTGATCGCCGTAATTATCTTTTCTCTCTTTGCACTGGGTGAGATCGTGAACGACAAGTTGCCCAAGACGCCTTCGCGACTGATCCCGCCGCAGCAGATTGCTCGTATGACAACTGCCGGATTTGTGGGACTGGTGGTGGCGCAGCCGCTGCTGTTGTCGCCGATCCTGGCGATCGTGGCTGGGGCTATTGGTGCAGTGGTGGGGACCTACTCCGGATGGTTTGTTCGTTCGCGTACGGTGGCGGCGCTGAAGTGTCCGGATTTGCCGATTGCGCTGGTGGAAGATGCCGTGGCCATTGGACTGAGCATTACGTTCCTGCACCTGATTGCGGTACACAGCGTGTTGTTTCTTGGGAACCAGGGGATTGGATTCGGCAAGTAA
- a CDS encoding S9 family peptidase, with protein MNHTLYRSAAALALGFAAVASAQQTLTAADYARAESRLATKTASLVDHAVTQVTWLKNPSAPEGGDRFWYRDTANGNTTFMLVDAAKNTKAPAFDHALMANALNAAGIRNASSTSLPITDISYADSNNTIVVGVRGERYRCAMAASYTCNKEAIPPAHQQGAQPAVSTTGTGGNAGMSTNPATAAPLRPGRDEAVVSPDGKKAAFIRDWNLWVRDITTGEEKPLTTDGAYNYGYATDNAGWTHSNRAVLVWSPDSKKIATFQQDQRKTGMMYLVSTAVGHPTLDAWPYPLPGDKDVTMIERVVIDVDAAKVVRLKMPADQHRSSLCDDISCRGGGWDDVQWSADAKTLAFLSTSRDHRTENLRMADVSTGDVHDVMNEVAATYFESGNGKVNWKYLSTRNEILWFSERNNWGNLFLYDAGTGKLKHEVTKGDWNVTQVLRVDEKTGDIFFEGVGREKGWDPYYSAVYRGNLDGKGVTLLSPEPMNHAATFSEDGKYFVDVFSTPQVPQTTVLRDATGKTIAEVAKADITRLKATGWQAPINITVKARDGKTDLYGLMFKPSNFDATKKYPIVNYIYPGPQTGSVGSRSFSAARGDSPALAELGFIVVSIDGMGTPWRSKKFHDAYFGDMGDNTLPDQVGGMKELAAKNSWIDITKAGIWGHSGGGFATADAMFRYPDFFKVGWSESGNHENRNYEDDWAEKWIGLDDAANKKAYDDAANEAHAANLKGKLMLVHGTMDDNVPPNNTLVVVDALMKANKDFDLLMVPNAHHGYADQSYYIMRRRWDYFVTNLAGGTPPKEYPLATPQAQAGRRR; from the coding sequence ATGAACCACACTTTGTATCGTTCCGCTGCCGCGCTGGCGCTCGGCTTTGCCGCTGTTGCTTCTGCGCAGCAAACCCTGACTGCTGCTGACTATGCTCGCGCGGAAAGTCGACTTGCTACCAAGACCGCGTCGCTGGTGGACCATGCTGTGACGCAGGTGACGTGGTTGAAGAATCCTTCTGCGCCGGAAGGCGGCGACCGATTCTGGTATCGCGATACGGCGAATGGCAACACGACCTTCATGCTGGTGGATGCGGCGAAGAATACGAAGGCGCCCGCGTTTGACCATGCGCTGATGGCGAATGCGCTGAATGCTGCGGGCATTCGGAATGCAAGCTCGACGAGCCTGCCGATCACTGATATCAGCTACGCCGACAGCAACAACACGATTGTTGTGGGTGTGCGTGGTGAGCGTTATCGCTGTGCGATGGCTGCAAGCTACACATGCAACAAAGAAGCGATTCCGCCTGCGCATCAACAGGGTGCGCAACCTGCCGTGAGCACGACCGGCACTGGTGGCAATGCAGGCATGAGTACGAATCCGGCGACTGCTGCGCCCCTGCGTCCGGGACGCGATGAAGCCGTGGTTTCACCCGATGGCAAGAAGGCTGCGTTCATTCGCGATTGGAATTTGTGGGTACGCGACATAACGACTGGCGAAGAGAAGCCGCTGACTACGGACGGCGCTTACAACTATGGCTATGCAACGGATAACGCTGGATGGACGCACAGCAATCGTGCGGTGCTGGTGTGGTCGCCTGATTCGAAGAAGATTGCGACGTTCCAACAGGACCAGCGCAAGACGGGCATGATGTACCTCGTGAGCACGGCGGTGGGCCATCCTACGCTGGATGCGTGGCCTTATCCGCTGCCGGGCGATAAAGACGTCACCATGATTGAGCGCGTGGTAATTGATGTGGATGCTGCGAAGGTCGTGCGGCTGAAGATGCCTGCGGATCAGCATCGTTCGTCGTTGTGCGATGACATTAGCTGCCGTGGTGGTGGATGGGATGATGTGCAGTGGAGCGCCGATGCGAAGACGCTGGCGTTTCTTTCCACGAGCCGCGATCATCGTACGGAAAATCTGCGCATGGCGGATGTGTCCACGGGCGATGTTCACGATGTGATGAACGAGGTTGCGGCCACTTATTTTGAGAGCGGCAATGGCAAGGTGAACTGGAAGTATCTGTCCACGCGTAACGAGATTCTTTGGTTCAGCGAGCGTAACAACTGGGGCAATCTTTTCCTGTACGACGCAGGCACCGGCAAGCTGAAGCATGAGGTGACGAAGGGCGATTGGAATGTGACGCAGGTGTTGCGCGTGGATGAGAAGACGGGCGACATCTTCTTTGAGGGCGTGGGACGCGAGAAGGGTTGGGACCCGTATTACTCGGCTGTTTATCGCGGCAATCTGGATGGCAAGGGTGTGACGTTGTTGTCACCGGAGCCGATGAATCATGCGGCAACGTTCAGCGAAGATGGCAAATATTTTGTGGACGTGTTCAGCACGCCGCAGGTTCCGCAGACCACGGTGTTGCGTGATGCAACGGGCAAGACGATTGCCGAAGTTGCAAAGGCGGATATCACTCGGCTGAAGGCTACGGGATGGCAGGCGCCGATCAACATTACGGTGAAGGCTCGTGATGGCAAGACGGACCTGTATGGCTTGATGTTTAAGCCGTCGAACTTCGATGCGACGAAAAAGTATCCGATTGTGAACTACATCTATCCTGGTCCGCAGACCGGTTCGGTGGGTTCACGCAGCTTCTCGGCGGCGAGGGGCGATAGCCCAGCGCTGGCGGAGTTGGGATTCATTGTTGTTTCCATCGACGGCATGGGAACGCCGTGGCGCAGCAAGAAGTTTCATGATGCTTACTTTGGCGATATGGGCGACAACACGTTGCCGGACCAGGTGGGCGGCATGAAGGAGCTGGCTGCTAAAAACTCGTGGATTGACATTACTAAGGCCGGCATCTGGGGACACAGTGGTGGTGGATTTGCCACAGCAGATGCGATGTTCCGCTATCCGGATTTCTTCAAGGTGGGTTGGAGCGAGAGCGGCAACCACGAGAATCGCAACTATGAAGATGACTGGGCTGAGAAGTGGATTGGTCTGGATGACGCTGCGAACAAGAAAGCCTATGACGACGCAGCCAACGAAGCGCATGCTGCGAATCTGAAGGGCAAGCTGATGCTGGTGCATGGAACGATGGATGACAACGTTCCGCCAAACAACACGCTGGTTGTGGTGGATGCGTTGATGAAGGCGAACAAGGACTTTGATCTGCTGATGGTTCCGAATGCGCACCACGGGTATGCGGATCAGAGCTACTACATCATGCGTCGGCGTTGGGATTACTTTGTGACGAACCTTGCAGGTGGGACGCCGCCGAAGGAGTATCCGCTGGCTACGCCGCAGGCACAGGCGGGACGTCGACGGTAA